From the Bacteroidia bacterium genome, one window contains:
- a CDS encoding transglutaminase-like domain-containing protein has protein sequence MEIKIEKLKSGYTEYTLRESRTILTSEGKRQEYLRSGNCLVDAALRPISVETTVRQGGVAVTTKGSVVDGTMYLTTDFGKGRVERWREDVRDAVVDISLPDVAVRSLPEAPKRLYRLSDHRSVQADLRIEADSAKNAIIVAHAGAEFWHISPTGRLSRYDVPGLGISWIPAHETSKRPETCVMNAGLEWDAGAAVLPTAADNIKSLRARILLKAQVGATLSPEDARQRLDAGIDAEGRSIGISLSHGGKPLESLPLPVLHKDFFPFVRGDSALTLDGDAVRRRANALKAWERNSDVVLRALAGTIRREFTRDPFIPATTANGVAQVPRGSSFHASLLFVAVARAVGLPARFAFGVAPSHGRWTTKVWVEVWSGDWVPMDAESGEAITDAVHIKLLDAVSMADVLDQSGRLRGNLGIRVDSVQLVDTSANATLQTAIIGSVYTNKKFRCSITAPSPEWLMEERSAGDETMLVLSPTMGSPVEFTVLLFRSTWQQSADELLGARIKALQVLLDGLTMQQRGEVRVAGRRAPTIMYTFVKRNGGSNVRTASAHCLLVDEGRSYMFSFSAPEETFESIRPEMERVLREFRLH, from the coding sequence ATGGAAATCAAGATAGAAAAGCTCAAAAGCGGTTACACGGAATATACTCTCCGAGAATCGCGCACCATCCTGACCTCCGAGGGAAAGCGACAGGAGTACCTCCGGTCCGGGAACTGTCTCGTGGATGCGGCATTGCGACCGATCAGCGTCGAGACCACAGTGCGTCAAGGCGGCGTTGCTGTGACGACGAAAGGCAGCGTGGTTGACGGTACGATGTACCTGACAACGGACTTCGGAAAGGGAAGAGTGGAGCGCTGGCGTGAGGACGTCAGAGATGCGGTGGTGGACATTTCTCTCCCCGACGTTGCGGTGCGTTCCTTACCCGAGGCTCCGAAACGCCTGTATCGCCTGTCGGACCATCGAAGTGTTCAGGCGGATTTGCGTATCGAAGCCGATTCGGCGAAGAACGCGATCATCGTGGCGCACGCTGGTGCCGAGTTCTGGCACATCTCGCCGACGGGCAGATTGTCGCGGTACGACGTCCCTGGTCTGGGCATATCCTGGATACCGGCGCACGAGACCTCGAAACGGCCGGAAACCTGCGTCATGAACGCCGGATTGGAGTGGGACGCAGGCGCTGCCGTGCTGCCGACGGCGGCGGACAACATCAAGAGTTTGCGTGCGCGCATTCTCCTCAAGGCGCAGGTTGGAGCAACACTTTCTCCTGAAGATGCGCGACAGCGATTGGACGCCGGCATCGATGCGGAAGGCCGAAGCATCGGCATATCGCTCAGCCATGGCGGCAAGCCACTCGAATCCTTGCCGCTGCCGGTGTTGCACAAAGATTTTTTTCCCTTCGTTCGTGGGGACAGTGCTCTCACGCTCGACGGTGACGCTGTGCGTCGCCGCGCCAACGCATTGAAAGCGTGGGAGCGGAATTCCGATGTTGTTCTCCGGGCGCTCGCCGGAACAATTCGCCGCGAATTTACCCGTGATCCGTTTATACCCGCGACTACCGCGAATGGGGTTGCGCAGGTCCCGCGTGGATCGTCGTTTCATGCTTCGCTCCTCTTCGTCGCTGTTGCACGCGCGGTGGGATTACCTGCGCGTTTCGCTTTTGGAGTCGCCCCATCGCACGGACGATGGACGACCAAGGTGTGGGTTGAGGTCTGGAGCGGTGATTGGGTCCCCATGGACGCGGAAAGCGGCGAGGCCATTACCGACGCCGTACACATCAAACTGTTGGACGCGGTATCGATGGCCGATGTACTCGATCAGTCCGGAAGATTGCGCGGGAATCTTGGTATTCGGGTTGACAGCGTACAGCTCGTGGATACGAGTGCCAACGCGACACTGCAGACCGCGATCATCGGATCGGTGTACACCAACAAGAAATTCCGATGCAGCATTACTGCGCCGTCTCCGGAGTGGTTGATGGAGGAGCGTTCGGCGGGGGACGAGACGATGTTGGTACTGTCCCCCACTATGGGGAGTCCTGTGGAATTCACTGTTCTTCTCTTCCGCAGCACGTGGCAGCAGTCGGCAGATGAATTGCTCGGAGCACGTATCAAGGCTCTCCAGGTGTTACTGGATGGCTTGACGATGCAGCAGCGCGGAGAGGTACGTGTCGCGGGACGCCGTGCTCCGACCATCATGTACACCTTCGTCAAACGGAACGGAGGCTCGAATGTCCGAACGGCGTCGGCACATTGCCTTCTGGTGGACGAAGGACGCAGCTACATGTTCTCTTTCAGTGCGCCGGAGGAAACGTTTGAATCCATACGGCCCGAAATGGAACGTGTGTTGCGTGAATTCAGGTTGCATTGA
- the era gene encoding GTPase Era: MSDRTTETESPSFRCGYVALIGAPNAGKSTFLNAVLGTKLSIVTAKPQTTRRRLLGFYTTESSQILFIDTPGLIKPRYVLQEAMVNSALTALKEADAVLLIIDAARALERRQVFPEGLIPLLEAAPGSVFALLNKVDLVRDKKQLLPLMQAVHEAFRFKAIIPASALEADGLDAVLRELESALPKGPPMYPDDQLSDQPERFFVSEIIREKIFEQFREEVPYATEVYITEFKEGDDKDFISAEIVVERESQRRIIIGTKGQAIKAIGSEARRDIEEFIGRQVFLDLHVRIREGWRDDKNWVRRMGYTD, translated from the coding sequence ATGTCTGACAGGACAACCGAAACCGAATCACCCTCATTTCGTTGCGGCTACGTGGCCTTGATCGGCGCGCCCAATGCAGGGAAATCTACATTTCTGAACGCGGTTCTCGGCACCAAGCTCTCCATCGTAACGGCGAAACCGCAAACAACCCGCCGTCGGCTGCTGGGATTCTACACGACGGAGTCGTCCCAGATACTTTTTATCGACACGCCGGGGCTGATCAAACCCCGTTACGTCCTGCAGGAAGCGATGGTCAACAGCGCATTGACCGCTCTCAAGGAGGCCGATGCCGTGCTGCTCATTATTGACGCCGCGCGGGCGCTCGAGCGCAGGCAGGTGTTTCCCGAAGGGCTCATCCCTCTACTTGAAGCTGCGCCGGGCAGTGTGTTCGCTCTGTTGAATAAAGTGGATCTCGTGCGCGATAAGAAGCAATTGCTTCCCTTGATGCAAGCCGTCCACGAGGCATTCCGCTTCAAGGCGATCATCCCCGCTTCGGCCCTCGAAGCGGATGGCCTCGACGCCGTGCTTCGTGAATTGGAATCCGCTCTGCCGAAAGGGCCGCCCATGTATCCGGACGATCAACTCAGTGATCAGCCGGAGCGCTTTTTCGTGAGCGAGATTATTCGGGAAAAGATCTTTGAACAATTTCGTGAAGAAGTGCCTTACGCCACGGAGGTGTATATCACCGAGTTCAAAGAAGGAGACGACAAAGATTTTATCTCGGCGGAAATTGTTGTCGAACGTGAAAGCCAGCGCCGCATCATCATCGGAACGAAAGGGCAGGCCATCAAAGCAATCGGTTCTGAAGCCCGCAGGGATATCGAGGAGTTCATCGGCCGGCAGGTGTTTCTCGATCTTCACGTTCGCATTCGCGAAGGGTGGCGCGACGATAAAAACTGGGTCCGCCGCATGGGGTACACGGACTGA
- a CDS encoding N(4)-(beta-N-acetylglucosaminyl)-L-asparaginase produces the protein MQKRTHTRRVFMKSAALLGLSAAVHSPSYAAFRQSRESGSLPLSIASANGLGATAKAMELLRQQKDTLDAVIAGVNLVEDDPEDTTVGYGGLPNEDGVVELDSCVMHGPTGRGAGVASLRNIKNPSHVAKVVMERTDHVLIVGEGALRFAKAHGFREEDLLTERARREWLEWKERLSDKDDWLPPHTIDDKDIGALRRYDATRHTGTINCLAVNAAGDISGCTTTSGLAFKIPGRVGDSPILGAGLYVDNAVGAAGSTGRGEANLLALSSFLIVERIRSGDSPTDACLFACRRIAEQTKMKRLLDDKGRPRFNVNFYALNKLGAHGAASLWSGSKYAVNDGGESRLLDCAALYTR, from the coding sequence ATGCAAAAGAGAACCCACACCCGACGCGTGTTCATGAAATCCGCCGCGCTGCTCGGTTTGAGCGCTGCGGTCCATTCTCCCTCTTACGCAGCTTTTCGGCAATCGCGGGAGAGCGGATCATTGCCGCTCAGCATAGCAAGTGCGAACGGTCTTGGCGCAACTGCGAAAGCGATGGAATTGCTGCGGCAACAGAAGGACACGCTCGATGCCGTTATCGCCGGGGTGAATTTGGTGGAGGACGACCCGGAGGACACCACCGTCGGGTATGGAGGGCTCCCGAACGAGGACGGTGTGGTCGAACTCGATTCCTGCGTGATGCACGGCCCGACAGGCAGGGGAGCGGGCGTCGCATCGCTGCGCAACATCAAGAATCCCTCACACGTCGCGAAAGTCGTGATGGAGCGAACGGATCACGTTCTCATCGTCGGTGAGGGCGCGTTGCGCTTCGCGAAGGCGCATGGATTCCGCGAGGAGGATTTACTCACGGAACGCGCCCGGCGCGAGTGGCTGGAGTGGAAAGAGCGCCTGAGCGACAAGGACGATTGGCTCCCACCGCATACCATCGATGACAAGGATATCGGTGCCCTGCGGCGTTACGATGCGACGCGGCATACCGGAACCATCAATTGCCTCGCAGTGAATGCTGCGGGCGACATCTCGGGCTGCACGACCACGAGCGGACTGGCGTTCAAGATTCCCGGACGTGTGGGGGATTCCCCGATTCTCGGCGCGGGATTGTATGTGGACAACGCCGTGGGCGCTGCGGGATCCACCGGACGCGGCGAAGCCAATCTCCTCGCATTATCCAGCTTCCTCATTGTCGAGCGCATACGCTCCGGCGACAGTCCCACGGATGCGTGTCTCTTTGCCTGTCGCCGCATCGCGGAACAGACAAAGATGAAGCGCCTGCTGGACGACAAGGGACGTCCCCGCTTCAATGTAAATTTCTACGCGCTCAACAAGCTCGGTGCACATGGCGCAGCATCCCTGTGGTCCGGCTCGAAATACGCAGTGAACGACGGAGGCGAAAGCCGACTGCTCGATTGTGCCGCACTCTATACACGATGA